A single region of the Brachypodium distachyon strain Bd21 chromosome 3, Brachypodium_distachyon_v3.0, whole genome shotgun sequence genome encodes:
- the LOC100820925 gene encoding B3 domain-containing protein IDEF1, whose amino-acid sequence MGGGDGRHGDGGGGSHPHQFQYQALLAAVHTQNPNHNTLPFPLPPLNGNGPDAPANNAARHPPAPRGFADWSASNSAFTSLAAQSTPAASTAASANNAYHYGVTPCYAFWTHYMLNKSGYSYYPPQHQEHLHPFCPDSQQAKNTGSALSFGVDSFTSTPVAPNISLAPNSSAHMPPMEGRLSTREPETSEDVPRVVRRKAGMETRNGGEDNCETVDTLPELNQGHESCATKLNSGEYEVILRKELTKSDVANVGRIVLPKKDAEAGLPQLCQRDPMILKMDDMVLPVTWKFKYRFWPNNKSRMYILDSTAEFVKTHGLQAGDALVIYKNPVPGKFIIRGEKAIQHPTNP is encoded by the exons AtgggaggcggcgacggcaggcacggcgacggcggcggcggaagtcATCCGCACCAGTTCCAGTACCAAgctctcctcgccgccgtgcaCACGCAGAACCCCAACCACAACACCCTCCCctttccccttcctcccctcAATG GAAATGGACCTGATGCACCCGCAAACAATGCTGCTCGCCATCCTCCCGCTCCGAGGGGATTCGCTGATTGGAGCGCATCTAACAGCGCCTTCACGTCACTTGCTGCACAGAGCACTCCTGCCGCCTCCACTGCCGCCTCCGCCAACAATGCCTACCATTACGGCGTAACCCCCTGCTATGCTTTCTGGACCCATTACATGCTTAACAAGAGTGGATATAGCTACTATCCTCCACAACATCAGGAGCACCTCCATCCTTTCTGTCCCGACAGCCAGCAGGCTAAAAATACAG GTTCTGCACTCAGCTTTGGGGTTGATTCTTTTACTAGCACACCGGTGGCACCAAACATATCCCTGGCACCAAACAGTTCTGCTCATATGCCTCCCATGGAAGGACGCTTATCTACCAGGGAACCTGAAACTTCAGAG GATGTGCCTAGAGTAGTTAGAAGGAAGGCTGGAATGGAAACCAGAAACGGCGGTGAAGATAATTGTGAAACAGTTGACACTCTTCCAGAGTTGAACCAAGGTCATGAAAGTTGCGCTACT AAATTGAACTCTGGAGAATACGAAGTTATTTTGCGCAAGGAGTTGACGAAGAGTGATGTTGCAAATGTCGGAAGAATTGTCTTACCCAAG AAGGATGCAGAAGCTGGTCTTCCACAATTGTGCCAAAGGGATCCTATGATACTGAAGATGGATGACATGGTGCTCCCAGTTACGTGGAAGTTTAAGTACAG GTTCTGGCCAAACAACAAAAGTAGAATGTACATTCTGGATTCAACAG CTGAATTTGTGAAGACGCATGGTCTTCAGGCAGGAGACGCCCTCGTTATCTACAAAAACCCTGTGCCTGGCAAATTT